A single window of Girardinichthys multiradiatus isolate DD_20200921_A chromosome 15, DD_fGirMul_XY1, whole genome shotgun sequence DNA harbors:
- the LOC124882453 gene encoding interferon-induced protein 44-like: protein MGGILSSSPPPPPPPPPPPLLDKPRLQMEWGDRDNDLQFINNYTPKADGQQQFRILLQGPVGAGKSSFINSVISSLEGKICHKAVACNTGQSGFTKEFNPESSLSETDPFYNKTPNVNDKVHVLVSVIDADTVNLLSDKVEEIIQDIRDDATDLGIPHVAILTKIDKACPEIKKDVKNVFRSRLLQKNVQDFSKLVGIPENCIFPVKNYHSERNVDNDTDALVLNTLRRIIEIGDEFLKT from the exons ATGGGAGGTATATTGAGCTcttcacctcctcctcctcctcctcctcctcctcctccac TTCTTGATAAACCACGGCTGCAGATGGAATGGGG AGACAGAGACAATGACCTGCAGTTCATCAACAACTACACACCTAAAGCTGATGGTCAACAGCAGTTCAGGATCCTTCTCCAAGGACCAGTTGGAGCTGGAAAATCCAGTTTCATCAACTCTGTCATCAGCAGCTTGGAGGGTAAAATCTGTCACAAGGCTGTTGCATGTAACACCGGTCAGAGTGGCTTTACCAAagag TTCAACCCTGAGAGTAGTTTGTCTGAAACTGATCCGTTCTACAACAAGACTCCAAATGTCAACGACAAAGTCCACGTCCTGGTTTCTGTCATCGATGCCGACACAGTAAATCTACTGTCAGATAAAGTTGAGGAGATAATTCAGGACATCAGGGATGACGCCACTGACCTGG GGATTCCTCATGTAGCCATTCTCACCAAAATTGATAAAGCCTGTCCTGAGATCAAAAAGGATGTAAAAAATGTCTTCAGGAGCAGGTTGCTGCAGAAAAAT GTTCAGGACTTCAGCAAACTGGTGGGAATCCCAGAAAACTGCATCTTCCCTGTGAAGAACTACCACTCAGAGAGGAACGTGGACAATGACACCGACGCCCTGGTCCTGAACACCCTGAGACGCATCATCGAGATTGGAGATGAATTCCtaaagacttaa